Genomic window (Manduca sexta isolate Smith_Timp_Sample1 unplaced genomic scaffold, JHU_Msex_v1.0 HiC_scaffold_2862, whole genome shotgun sequence):
TGcatattttattgctaatctAAGCTTCACTTTATAATCACTTACTTTGGTTGCATAACGTCGGCGGCGAGCGACGTGTGCTGGAACTCGTCCTTGCTGTCCAGGAACGGGTATCCGTTGAGAGCGATGTGCGCGTCGTATATCCCCTGGCGGCCGAGCGCGTCGCCCACCCACTTGGACGCCATGGCGGCCGCCATCAGCAGCACGATGTACCGCACGCCGCCCGTCAGCTCGAACATTATCACCACCAGGGACACTGGAAACAACACACTATATTGTAGACAACACAAACCATTtagtttgatattaatttattttacttgaacaCGTAGATATACGCATATTTACCGTGTATTTATTTGCATCGTATTAAGTTAGACTGAGTttgtaatatagattttttataaagacaCGGCAATATGACCTCACTTCACATGattagtaagtaattaataattagtaggTCTATAATTGAGGAATGATGACTACCGCCTCGCCTGTCCTCCCGCGACATGTTTATGGTGGCCTGTTTGTTAGTAAATGTTTTGCTCACCAGTCATCCTAGTTACACCGCCAGAACCGCCGCGGCGCCGACCATGGCGTACAGGCCCGGCGTGATGCAGTCGTCGCCAGTCGAACACTCGCCCGAGAACAGCCAGATCTTTGGGTAGTGGTACGCAAGCTGCTCCACACCTGCGAAACGATGAGGTGACGTTTATAACTATCGGCGTACATGAGTATAGCTAGAGCATTTCAAGGGGCCATTGTAatggcattaaaaataaaattacttctgtCTACTTACAGATATAATACTTTTCTTTGttataacaatttgtaacaGTAGTAGGCTACTTCAAAATCTTTTCAGTAGACAACACGCAATACTAGGGTTGGGCAAGGCCTACCCATCCCCTATATAAGCCTATACACTGATATctacgtatttttattacacaattattCCGCTTGCATGATGGTAGGAGGTCTGACCacctataaacaatagaatcACCATCCATTCCATTACTGAgatataagatattaaatatcattatgCACAGTAACTACTTAGTTACAATGTCTGTTCCCTGCTGCTTACTGAGTAGTACCTACTCAGACAGCCACTCATATATGAGACTAACACATTAGTAAACAATATATCTCTATTTCTCAATTATAATGTCCACTATATTATGACCAAACATtgatttttagtaatattaataactcgTCAAGAGACTTTTTATGTTATCTTATTtctgactaatattataaacagaaaTGTGAAATTGTTTACATCTTTGGTTTGGTAAAAGTAAATGCTTCAACCGCTGAACAgacttgaataaaatttggcacatggatagACCGTATCCTGAAATATATAGGCGTGTTCTTTATCAGAATAATTTGCTCGcgtgggaaatattttaatttttaacctgACTTCTAGTATCATTATAAATGCACAGTTGTACTCACCGATGCCCACAATCCTGCCGGCGATGGCTCCGAGCGCGAGACTAGGTATGAAGAGACCGCACGGCACCTTGATGCCGAAAGTAAATATGGTCATCACCAGCGAGGATCAGCGCCAGGACCAGCAGCCAGATGGCGCGGTGCACGCCCGGCCCCGCAGCTGCCTTTTCGATCGCCGAGTTCGCGTCGGTGAAGTTGCGGTTGTAATCACTACATTTGATGGGTAAGGTAAGTATATTTGATTTAATCACTATAACTATAGTATTCTAATTTCGGTGTCTGTAGTTTGGTTACTAAGAGAATGCATTGCTGACAAGGCGTCATGGAGTGAACTACAAACCTTTCAAGGTGCACTAACtatatgtaactttttttttatctttttttgtcctgctaacaaaattttaatttattattaaaaattattattatgacaactgataaaaatacttgtttcattttaaatttaatatgaaataatataaaacaatttatttaaacctataggtgaactttttttttttgtaatgatgGAAATTTGAAAAAATTTGGGAATTTCATGGAATCTAAAACAGCGACGTTGGAATTTTGATAAACCAATATATGTAGTCAGGAACCAAACccattaatattgaaaaaatgaaaCTCATTTGAGTAAGTAATGACATGAAAACTAATTCCACTTAGATAAATCCAGACATCTAAACCACCTAAACAAAACCAAAGGACCTCTAATATTAGTTCAACCAGTTCATACCAAAGTGCAGCATGACACTCACCACAGGGGTCCGTGTTGGATATGCCGCACTGGTTGAACAGCAGGTAGATCAGCTCGCTGGTGTTCATGCGCGTGTACGGGTTCGGGTAAGCGATGATGGCGGTCACCAGCGTCACCACCAACACCTCCGTCACGGGGTACTGGCCGAGCTTCGAGTACTTGCGGTACCGGCACCAGTAGATGTTAGCCTTTATGAATATCGTCGCTATGCAGCCCTGCGGAGTATTGTGTGTTAGATTATTGGAACAAAGAAGTTTAAGGAAAGCATAAAGAACACTGCACACCTATCGACCGCTCCTGAGTAACCTATCGTATCGAAAAAATCGCAATATTGACTTATTTAGCGTTTCGTTGTCTAAGTACTATTTActactaatacaataaaaaaataataataaatgtatatttttttaatgggtaTGGTAGTTTAGGGTATAGTGCCTACATAAAAAAGCGCTAAAGAAGTGAAAATCGGCCTTTTTCAAATACGACACTAAAGAGCCATCACTACGTGAAGACAAAAGTATGAACTCAAATATGGGATGGTGCTTTTTATACTGTTAGTTAACAGCTTAGAATGCatgtgaaatttaaatattatgcgcATTTTCTTGGTGTACACTTTTCCAAAATCCATGTATCCACGTATCTTATACCTTATATTACTTCAAAAACAATGGACAGTCTCGTAAAAGTTTCTATATTACTACAGCAGTTAAGGTGGCTGCCCTTACTGCTCCGTCTCAAAAATACACCTGTATAATGAAAAGTAACTCACACCAATAATACCCAGACCGACGAACGGTATCAGCTCGAAGAATATCCACGGCTTGTTGTACTCGACGAAGAACAGCACCGAGTGCTCATTGCCGAACGGGTTGATCGAACGCAGGATGAACGCCGCGATCAGCGCGCAGAAAAACGACCGCCAGAGCGTCTTCAGCGGGAAGTAGTACGACACCTGCCGATAAAACAACACAAGTGTTAGATTTGTTTGTATGAAAACTAACTTTGCTGGCTCAAGGTTAACGTAAGTAGGTTTTGGCCTGCAATAAGTCCGTCACATGTCTATTTCAAGTGCCAGCTCTTGTTAGATACTGATTTAGAAAAgatgtatttatctattttcaGACTCTATATTGCATTTCAGCGTAATTACAATGGTAAGCTCTCTCTTAAGTCTGTAAGTGTTCCTCCCCTGTAGCCACGGCAGACCGCCGCTGATGTCTCGCGACCTACCTCCTCCAAGCTGAAGAGCACGCCTCCGATGGGCGCCCCGAACGCGACCGAGACGCCCGCAGCGGCTGCGGCCGACAGGATCTCGCGCTTCTTCGCCTCGTTGCGACCGTACTTCGGGAACAGGTACGACAAGATGTTACCTGCGCAACGGACATACATGTGTTACAGTTCCATATGACTCATTTGACAGTTCGTGTTCTGAGCGAGTTTTGCGCTGCTTCTTCGAGAGATAGCACCTTCTGAGGCGGTGGTACATTAATAATTCGAAGTGTTTTCAAAATCGCTATTCacaaagttttctttaattatgATATGTCTTCGATTCAGTGGAAAGTGGAAACAGGCTTTTAGTAGCACGATTCAATTAGAATGAGCAACTAAAAAATCATAAGtaggtaatgtttatttttaaactgatgGTATTCTTAATATGATATAATCTTGAAatactaattttcggattctattgcggttttagtattttttttaggctgcaaagtcttcgaaacctcggggagaaaataaaaaaaaaatactaaaaccgcgatagaattcgaaaattagtttaatttcaatgtctaacatccacgtaaacataagaatacattatataattttacacttaTACTTGTTCaccaaaaatacaaaagaatttacataaaaatactttacagaTTTTTCGAGAATGTATGAATGGCATATACTAGCTATTGCTAAAAATAAGTCACGTGACCAAAACGAtcgaaataaatgatatttaaaaaaaaaaaagattgaaTAGTAAAGTTTGCAATTTCTAATAGTCTTGTACTCTTAAATGACATGACCGACACATGAACATCAGTGCGTGCGGCCGATCACCTCAATAACACTCGATAACAACCGAATAACCGTCCTAGCGCTGTGAACGGACGATAAGAACCTGCTTTGTTTTTAAGATAATAGCTTCTTAGCGTTCGTTAGTTAATTTTTCAAGAAAGGTCTGGCGGTTAAATctataatactattaaattcACTCAAATCTGAATGGAAACAtactgtcaaataaataataacttgaaAAATCCGCGTCGCAGGTGTGAGACCCTCGATATGAGATTTATAATCTCGTATGGgttgttatgtatatatattattttccgtCGTGTCGAACCGACGGTATCGCAGTGTACAATGTATACAGCAACCAATGAGGTGATACTGAAATTTGttaattcattcaaatataCTTGTATTAACTTTTAATTCACTCACCCAAGCAGCTGGCAATGTGTACCATGGGTCCCTCCTTGCCCAGGGACAGGCCTGAGGACACCGACAGGATCAGTCCCACCACCTTGATGATGAGCGTCCACTTGCCCAAGTAGCCGCGAATGATGAAGCCGCTCAGGATTGTCTTAATTTCGGGTATACCTGCggacacataataatattagatatatttatgtttccaGGGTGATTGTAT
Coding sequences:
- the LOC115455535 gene encoding LOW QUALITY PROTEIN: H(+)/Cl(-) exchange transporter 3 (The sequence of the model RefSeq protein was modified relative to this genomic sequence to represent the inferred CDS: inserted 3 bases in 2 codons), which translates into the protein MMEASEADRDERQPLVADDVGDAVLFSGMQGDDDIPGIGQYDDFHTIDWQRDIARDRMRHRYIVKKRQDSIWDLIKGAHDAWSGWVCVLLVGVATGMVAGVIDIGASWMTDLKFGICPAAFWFNREQCCWSDTNTTFDSGNCSQWLTWPQVFGDRGDGAGAYIISYLFYIVWALLFAALSASLVRMFAPYACGSGIPEIKTILSGFIIRGYLGKWTLIIKVVGLILSVSSGLSLGKEGPMVHIASCLGNILSYLFPKYGRNEAKKREILSAAAAAGVSVAFGAPIGGVLFSLEEVSYYFPLKTLWRSFFCALIAAFILRSINPFGNEHSVLFFVEYNKPWIFFELIPFVGLGIIGGCIATIFIKANIYWCRYRKYSKLGQYPVTEVLVVTLVTAIIAYPNPYTRMNTSELIYLLFNQCGISNTDPCGECHAALCDYNRNFTDANSAIEKAAAGPGVHRAIWLLVLALIXSLVMTIFTFGIKVPCGLFIPSLALGAIAGRIVGIGVEQLAYHYPKIWLFSGECSTGDDCITPGLYAMVGAAAVXGGVTRMTVSLVVIMFELTGGVRYIVLLMAAAMASKWVGDALGRQGIYDAHIALNGYPFLDSKDEFQHTSLAADVMQPK